Within Mycobacterium botniense, the genomic segment AGTTGGGTGTTTTGATCCCGACCACATGGCGCAGCTGCGCCAGAAACTGGTCTGCATCGTCACTGCGAATCATGTAGTGCGAGATCGCGATACGGATCGCAGCGGCCGCTTTCACCGCGGCATTAGATCCAGGAAGCAGCCGTTGTAACCCTTCCCGCATCTCGGGGAGAACGCGGGAAAACTCCGCGATGACATGTTCAGGTTCGATATCGACCATCCGCACGCCCGTGGCGGCGTGCTGATATTCCACGATGAAGCGCAACGCTGCGTCGAGCTTCTCAACCCCGGTCAGTCCGGCTGTCGCCTTGCTCAGGCCGCTGTCGAAGGCCTGGCGTTCATAGCGGGAAAACGCGGACAGTAGCTCCTCTTTGGATGCGAACCAACGATACAGCGTGGGGCGCGACACCCCGGCTTGCGCCGCCACCTCCGAAAGGCTCAACTTGGACCTGCCGTTGCGGCCGAGCACCTCCGCGGTGGCGGCGAGAATGCGCTGTTTGGTCGAGGTGTCGGCCTCAGTGGCGGCGCGGCGACTCATAGCCGAACTTTACAGAGTGTCGATGAAGTGTCACGGTGCTTTGGCGCCACTGTCATGATCCTGTGGGTGAGCCGCTGTGTCCGGGTCGATACCGGCCTTCCCATCGTAACCGTGTCCGTGCACGGCAGACCGGTGGGGCAAACAGCGTTCGGACCTCGCGGAGGCGCTCAGGCCGCCACCCCCGGGAACTTTACACATTATCGTAAAAATGTCACGACTGAGGGTTGCGCGCTCGACGAGAAAGCTGGCCATGTATTTCACGATCACCCATCCCATGCA encodes:
- a CDS encoding TetR/AcrR family transcriptional regulator; its protein translation is MSRRAATEADTSTKQRILAATAEVLGRNGRSKLSLSEVAAQAGVSRPTLYRWFASKEELLSAFSRYERQAFDSGLSKATAGLTGVEKLDAALRFIVEYQHAATGVRMVDIEPEHVIAEFSRVLPEMREGLQRLLPGSNAAVKAAAAIRIAISHYMIRSDDADQFLAQLRHVVGIKTPNSS